GTGCCGTACAGCAGGCCACGCATCACCTCATAGGAGTTGCTCTCGGCGGCGATATGAGTTTCTGATCGTCGACCGTGGAGCACGGACTCCAGCATTTCGCGTGAGGTAAGCCCCGGTGTCGGCAACACCAAAGGATACTGGATGCAATCACTCAAGCGAAGTGTACCTTGACTGGCAAGAGGGTGTGCGCGATCCATCGCCGCTACCAGAGGCTGCTCGGATATAGCAAGGTCGATGACGTCTGGGTGTCTGGGCGGTGCCACGATGACCACCAGATCGGCTTCAAATGCTAACAACGCACGAATCGCATCGCTATGTTTCGCTACGGTCACCGAGAAGGAAACCCCAGGATACTGCTCTCTGAATGTATTAATAATTCGTGGGATGAAATCGGCCGCCAATGCGGGGCTGACGGCGAGGGCAACATGGCCGCGGCGAAGTCCCTTGAGGCTATCAATTTCTGAGCGTAGGCGCTGCATGTCGGAAAGGTGCTGGCGTATATAACCCAGAAAAACTTCGCCTGCGGCCGAGAGACGCATCCCGCGCGGGTGCCGCTCGAAAATGCCAGTACCCAGTTCTTCTTCCAGATCCTGAACGCGGCGATCCAGTGCCGATGCCGTGATATGCAGCTTTTCGGCAGCGCGGCGAACCGAGCCTTCCCTGACAATCATGTCAATGTAGTTAAACAAGCGCAGGTGTTTCATGGCCAACCCCTCAAAGCGTTGCGTTTTATGTAACGCATTCACAACAAAATAACACTTTAATCATACATTGTATATGGTCAGTATGTCTTAACAGACAAGATGCACAGAATCATAAGGCGATAGCTGGTGCATCGTTTTTGGGCAGAGAATATCGGTATGCACCATTATGGTGCGGATAGAGAAAGGATACCTTACGTATCGTATAAATATACTGGTAGATCGGCATGGTATGGATATTGCGTATCTGGTAAGCAGTATAACCTCTGGAGTCTACAATGAAGAAATCAAATAAACACCCTTTAAGGCAGAGCCTATTGGTAGCAACAGGACTACTGGGCAGCTCACTTCTACCGGTCTATGCAGAAGTGGCCACCCCTACATCGCCTCCGGCCAAAAAAGTATATAAAATTAAGTCGGTTTCTAAGAATTTGTTGAGAATCGTCGAGAAGGCGGCGCTTACCCAGGTCAAACCAGTCTATGGTGCAGAAACTGCACTCATCCCCCAAAAGTTTTTGGAGGGCCAGGAGTCTACGCAGAATGCCTCGACCATTCTGAGTTTTGTGCCTGGGGTCAATGCCACCAGCACGAACCCCATTGGCGTCAAGACCCATATTTCTGTACGTGGTTTCTCTCAGACACAAGTAGGCTACACCTTTGATAATTTGCCCATAGCTGATTTGTTCAATGGCGGTTTATCCGGAGGTAATAACAATTATGCGGATTTGACGAATCTCATCCCGGTTACGCTGGGCGAAACCTCCGGCATCCGGGTGACCTATGGCACACCATCGCCAGATATCAACGCTGTCGGCGCTATTGGTGGGAATATTGATTATCTGCCAAAGATTCCGTCGGCAAAACGTTACGAGTCAGTATTTGCCGGTTATGGTTCTTTCGACACACGCAGCTATGGTGCCGAGATCAATACCGGCGCAAACCCTGGTTATGGCAACCTCCTGTTGAGATTCTCTTCGCGCCAGACTGCAGGCTACCTGGACCACAGCCCTGATCGCGAATATTCCTACTATGCGGCCTATGATTTACCGCAGATATCGCCGACCTCCAAGTGGTCAGTCATATTTTTGCTGAACAAAAACAAGGGCGCGACCGCGGCGCGAATGCCGGTTGCGCTGTTGCAGCAATATGGACCCTATTACCAGTGGCCGCTGTCCGTCACTTATGCGAATGGCACGGCGGAACATATGATGGCTATTGTGCAAAATAAAACGCTTATCTCATCTCACGCCGTTTTTGGTTTCAAGGGATTTTATGCCTTTACCAACTCCAATCGTTTGGAGTATGTGAATCCCAGTGTCAATATGCCTTATAACAGCTTTGTTACTTTTTATCTCAATCCGGCACAAACTGTCTGTCAGTATTCTGGAAATGATTTTGCAGGTAATAATTCTGCGGCATGTCAGGCGCAAACAATTAACGGGGATAATTATCACAGTTACAGCTATACCACAAATACTTTCGGGTTTAATCCTTCTGTCGAGTGGCTCAGTCATTATGTGGACTTAAAAGCCGGAGGATTAGGCGCGTTCTCTCTGTATCATTCGCGGGACTATGTTTACGGAACCCCGAATGTTCCCGAAGTGGCTGGTTACAATAACCTCTGGGATGAGCACGCATGGCGTCTGTACGGTAAGCTCTATGCGCAAGCAAAAATCAAGCTGGCGCACTCTTTGGCGATTACCCCTGGTCTGAAATATGAGACGGTGAGCACGCATATCAATGATGTGCCGGGGTACTACTACACCGTAGGTGCGAGCAGTGGCCGCTCTTACAGTGAGGTGAGTCCATACGCTGGTATCCAGTATAAGCCGATAAAAGCGGTAACTCTGTATGCCAACTATGCGGTTGGCTACAAGTATCCGAATATCACCGCATTCTATGCGGCTGACAGCAATGCTACATCGACATCGCCATCGACGCCAGTGACGATAAAACCGGAGCAAGTCAACACCTACCAGTTTGGGGCGGCTTACAAGCATGATGGCCTTGATGCGAGTATTTCTTTCTATCGCTCAGACTTCACACATACGTTCAGCTCTTACTATGATACAACAACAGGGTTGACTTATGAGTACAATATCGGTTCTTCATCGTATCAAGGTATAAACATTGCCACTGCTTACGCATTAGATAATTATATATCGATTTATGGTAACTACTCACTTCAGTCGGCACATTACACCTCAAACTCGTCAAGCGCTTATGGAGTTGCCACCAGCATTGGAGAGCCGCGGGCCAATACCCCGACTTATCTTGCGGGTGTGGGGATAGAAGGGCATTACATGGGTACGCGCGCCCGATTGTACGGCAATCTGGTCGGCCCGCAATATATTGAGGCCAGTACGGGTGCACCAACTTCTATCAGTATGCCCGCCTATGCGACCATGAACTTCAACCTTGCGCATACCTTTCGAATACATCAGTACGGGTTTAAAAATGTGACGTTCAGCTTGAGCGGGGTGAATCTCCTGAACTCCGAAGCCTCGGTGCTGGAAAAGCAGTTTCCTTATATCAATCAGCCCGGCAATTATTTAGAAGCGGAGCCGATGATGCCGCGCTCCTTCTTTGGGACGGTGAAATTAGTATTTTAAACCATGCCACCACCGGTCTATGGCTGATCCCGTGAATAGCGGCGCCGCGTTGGAGATTCACCATCTGGAAACCTTCTGGGTAGCGCCAGTCCCCGACCGGGATCGGTGCATGCATCCCGGTATGCCCTTCGTGATCTGGGTGTTGGGATCCCGCCTTGGCAGCGACGCCCGTGATCGGTGTGCCCCTTTATGGGATGGGATTGTGGAATTTTACCCTGTTCGTGTGTCGTCGGGCACGCTGATCTAGCTAGCTCCAGCCATGCTGCTATCGCTCATGGTCCGCCAGGTGCCATCATCTTCCTGGGATAGCGCGATGTACTTTAGGAAGTTAAATAACTATGGGTACGAGCATGAACATCGTCTGGCTTTATGCGTTTTCTGGGGCGATCGCGGGCATAATTTCAGGAATGCTAGGAGTTGGCGGCGGGATCGTCCTGGTCCCTATCCTGATTTTTATCTTTGGTGTTCTCGCCATACCCGAAGGCATAGCAGCGCATATGGCAATCGGAACGTCCCTGGCAACAATTATATTTACCTCAATGTCGGCAATATATGCTCAGCACAGGCGAAAAGCAATTGACTGGAATCTGGTCAGAAAGCTTGCTCCGGCGACCATTCTTGGAAGCCTCATCAGCGGTTATCTGGCAGGGCTGATTCCCGGGCTGGCATTGAAAGCAATATTTGGCGTATTTTTAGTGGCGGCGGCGGTGCAAATGTTTTTTGAATGGCGACCGGCACCTCATCGTACCCTGCCAAGCCCCTTAGCCCTTTTGGGCATCGGTACGGGTATTGGCGCGCTCTCCGCAATGTTGGGGATTGGCGGTGGCACGCTCACGGTTCCATTCTTCAATTGGTGTAATGTGGATTTGCGTCGGGCCATAGCTACATCAACGACTTTGGGGTTTGGACTGGCGATCTTTGGCACCATTGGTTTCATTGCATCCGGATTTCAACGGCCCGGGTTGCCGTCGGCCAGTTTTGGTTATGTTTCCTTGCCAGCTATGCTAGGAATAGCAAGTACTGCAGTGCTATTCGCGCCGTTTGGCGTTCATTTATCATATCGTCTTCCCGTGCGCCGACTCAAACGTATATTCGCTTTACTCCTCCTCTGCCTTGCGTTTAATATACTCCTGAATTTCATATAACTATGGCATATATGATTTGCCCATCAGCCGGAAGTAGCCTTCCCTACCACCTGAATTGTGATCTGGTAACCTGGTGGCCACTAAAGTCGACCAGGAAGAACTTACGGGTTACCTTAAACATGCTGACTAATGCGGAGAAATCCGTCTACAAGCAGATGGTGTATGACTCCGTCACGAACTGTACGCCAAACTCCCCAGCTGGTTCAAGGTACTTGCGTCCCTAGCAGCAATACTGTTTAGTTGGAAACAATCCCGGGGCATCGGTCACACGTCAATCGCAATGGATTGCCCCTATCCCTGATTAGGTATGCGCTCATTTCTCCGCGTACGCCGAGTGGCTTACGTTTGTCACGACCGGTAACGGCCGACCGGAAGCGATTGACGAGCGATCAATAGTGAACCCAACAGGTCTTTAACAGCGGCAAACCGTTGCGTTTTTTGAATACGTATCGCACCAAAAAAGAACTTTACCGAATCCAAAAATATGTCCATCATCATTATGAAAGAATTTTTTGGATGGAGGCGAAGCCTGCACTATTGTAGTGCAGTACAGCATTTCCTGCACCAAAAAAGAAGTTGCCAACTTGTGTTAGTGCGGTAACTATATGATCGTACGTGTGATATAGTCAATTGGTGCAAATGGCATGTTCTATGCTTAGTCTATGCCGGAGAGTTTTATCAATCACCTTGTGATGGAGTTTATATGACCTCGTTCAGTTATCTCGTACACCTTGCCAATTACTCAGATGGTGTTCTGTACCTGTTGATGATTCTTTTCGTGGTTGAGCTTGCCGTGATTTTCGATCGGGGCTGGTATCTTCGTAACGCCATCAGCAAAGGTAAGAAAATTCTTTGGGGAATATCCGTCCGCGGCAAGTTGAGGCGCCCCGACCTGGAAGATCTGGTGGCTTTGTCCAAGGGTCTTCCCGAAGAATCTCTGCTGGGCGTGGCGCTCCGGCATTTCAATTTGATTCATCATTACGGTAGCGCGCGTGGAGAAGCCTTCGCGAATCGTTTGGATGAAGCTATTTTTCTAATGACGCCCAATCTGGATAAGCGCCTTTGGATTTTGGACACCATCGTCACTCTGGCGCCCCTGCTGGGCCTGTTCGGAACCATACTGGGTATGTTCCACGCGTTCTCCATTCTTGCGGTGCCTGGTCATAATCCCACTTCTGTTACTGGCGGTGTTGCGGATGCGCTGATTGCCACCGCGTCTGGACTCTTTATTGCCATGATCGGCTTACTGAGTTTTAACGCATTCAACAATGCTATCGAGAAAACCATTTTCCAGCTTGAGTCGCTGAAAGTGGTGCTCATGAATCGCTTGGATGGGGCGCCCGTGGTGCTAGAGGAGACAGCAGTCAACGCCACGTCATCAATTACCGCATCTGAAATGGCCGTATGACGTTTCGGAAGATCTTTTTACTTTGGCAGGCAACGCAAGGAGTAAAGCATGTTACCCCAACGCCGGCCCCGCAAAAAAGGGCGTGTAGAAATCATCCCGATGATTGACGTTATGCTGTTTCTGTTGGTTTTTTTCATCATGATTACTTTGCAGATGATTACGGATAAGGGGTTAAAGCTAGACTTGCCCACATCCAGTGATACAAAAGTACTGCCGCATCCGCATTTCGTGCTCAATATACTGAAGGATGGCGGTGTTGTGGCGAAGGGCAAAAAAATGAGTCTGGATCAACTGCAGAGTTTCCTCGCTGGCGATGGCGATGCTAAACACACACAGGTGACGATTGCTGCCGATAAAATGGTGCCCTTCAAGGATTTTGTGCAGGTGATGGATGCATGTCAAAAAGCGGGTGTAACCAACATTGGTATTGCGGCGAAGCCAGCATGAGTATCCGTGTCTGTGCTCTGGGTGACGTGAGCGGATACCAAACGTACAGTTGGCGAGTGAGACAGTATTTGAAGATTGGGAATAGATTTGTATGACTACCACGATGCCTAGGATTGCGAATAATGCACTCATGCCGGAGCCGAAGGAACGCCATTTCAAGTATGCCGTGGGCGGTGCAGTGGTGGTTGAGGCTCTGCTCGTGCTCGGCTTGATCTGGTATGGACACAGCACGCCTCCGGTAAAGGCCGTTAAGCCCAAGGAGCACGTCATTGCGGTACAAATGGTGACTTTGCCGCAACCATCGCCGAAGGTGGTACCCAAGCCTTTACCGAAACCGGTTCCACCCAAACCAGTGGTGCATCATGTGCCTCCGCCACCGCCCCGTCCGCACCCGAAGGTGGTGATTCCGCCGAAACAACCGGCGCCAACGCCACCCGCGCCGCCGGTAAAACAGGTTACTCCTCCGAAGCCGGTGCCAATGCCGGCCCCTAAGCCGGTGGTGACTCCGCCGCCTGCGCCACCACCGATGTCAGCTCAGCAGACGGCGTCAATGATGGGGCGTTATGTTGGTATGGTACGGCCGATAATTCAGCAGAGCCTGCGTGTTCCCGCTGAGTTGCGGGCGATGGGGCTGAGTGGCAAAGCTACTGTGGAGTTCGAAATTTCTCCATCGGGTCAATTGCTTTGGGCGAAAATTATCAAGCCGAGTCCGTTAGGCGCGGTAAATCGTGCGGCACTTGCCGCGATTCAAAAGGGTGGCTTTCCACCATTTTTGAAAAAGATGCCTAAGCAGAATACGGTTTTTCAAATTGATGTAAAAGTAGGTGCTGGATCAAATTAGCGCTCTTACGAGTTAGTAGTGCTTCGGTCCAACGGGTTGTAACACTGAGGGAGAAGGGTGATGGGTGACAGACATTCAATAAGCGCCACGACAGAGGCAGAACGTACCAGCTCGGCGCCTCATGTCGCTCTGATCTGGCTCGCCGCGACCATGACCGCCTCCAGCCTGCCGGTCGGCGTCCTCATCGCCCAGTTGTTTCCTTTGGCGCCATTTCTGTGGGTTGTGCTGCTGGCGTCCACACTATTTGCCGCCGTGGGCATCCTCAGCATCCCGGGATTCCTGTATGGGATTCCGACCATGGCGGTTTCCGCACGCGTTTTTGGAAAGCCAGTCAATAAGCTGATTTCTCTAAGTAACTGGTTGTCTCAGTTGGGTTGGCAGGCCGTGGTGTTGGTACTTGTGGTGTATATCCTCCGCAGTGTTTTTGACAGCTATGGATTAGCACCTGCGAATAGCAGTATTTATTATGCCTTGGTATTGGCTATACTGGGCAATTTTGTGGTGCCCATTATCGGATATAAGGCCATCGTGACGGCGCAGACGGTGGGGGCGCTATTCCTCGCCCTGTTTGCGATAGCCATACTGGTATATCTGCATGGTGGACAGGCGCTTCCGATGCTGTCTGCCGTAGGCAACATTGACGGAATTCAAACCCTGGGTGGAATTTCATTGGCGCTCATGGGCGGCGCGTTCTCATGGACGATGTTTGCTTCGGATTATTCGCGGTATGTGCGGTGTGACACGAGCCTGGCTAAAATGGCGCTATGGCCGAGCCTCGGCGGATTTGCGGGGGTAGCCTCATCCTCGCATTAGCCATCACGCTGTATGTGCATGGCGGTATCCAGGTAGGACCTGCAGGAATAAGTCTCACGGCGGCCGGACTGGGCACTTCGGTACTGTATTTAGGTTTTTGCACTTTTGCGATATTGGGATTGTTGGCATCCAATTTCCTGAACTCTTACAGTTCCGCTTTCAGCCTCGCGGTGGTAGTGGGTAAAGATTTGGATCGCAAGAAAGTTACGGTACTGGATGCCCTGCTGGCAACATTGGTCGGTATCTATATGCTTTTTGTAGCGCCGTCATTCTGGGAATCTTTTCAAACTTTCCTGGATTTGCTGATTATTGTTGCGGCACCGTGGACCGGTGTGATGATCATCTACGTGCTGTGGGACGTGCTCCCGGAAGCACGCGGAGGGTGGAGCAGAATGCTATATAGGCCTGCCAATGTCTGGGTGCTCGCTATAGGGATCGCAGTTACCATATTGTTCTCCAATAATCCGATTTGGGAGGGATACGGAGCGCATCTATTGCATGGTACAGATATATCTCCATTGGCGGGTGTCGCGACGACAATTGTGGCATCAATACTCTATCGGATTTTGTTTTGTCACCATACGGCTACTGACGAGATGTGGCAGGTGAGAACGTTATCCAAACCGATTGTCAGTGAGATTACCGATGAAGGCGCCAACGGGTAAAGATGATGGAAAAAATATTTAGGGCGTCGATACTTAATCCGATAGATGCCAATACCTGGAGATTTTTCCAGGATGGTGCTTTAGGTGTCGATCAGGGCATCATTATGCGTATGGGTGATTTCACTACGATGCTGAGTCAGATCGACGCTGATACGGAAGTAGAAGATCTGGATGGGGTTATCGTTCCAGGCTTTGTCGATGTCCATTTGCATTGGGTGCAACATCGTGTCAGGGGACGTTTCTCTGGCGAACTCCTGACCTGGCTGCGAGAGTATATCTGGCCAGAAGAGGCGCGCTATGTGGATACCGATTTCGCCAGGGCTGCGGCGGCGCAATTCTATGGCGATGTATTGCGTGCGGGGACCGTGATGGGCATGAGCTATTCCAGCCCGCATGCCGAGGCCACGCAGATTGCACTGACGTCGATGCGTGGCGATTGGGTCATTGGTAACGTCCTGATGGCGATTAATGCGCCCCGTACATTGACTGACTACAGCCTGCATGATCCTGACGCGTTGCGTGCGTTTATGCGCCAAACGGATATTACACACTATGCACTGACACCCCGTTTTGCACCCAATCTGACGGCAGCATCGCTGAAGGCATTGGGACAGATCGCCGCCGAGAGTCCATGTTTAATCCAGACGCATCTCGCGGAATCGGTCGCGGAGCTGCAATGGGTTAAAGAGCTGTTTCCCGACGCTGCTCACTATACTGAGGTGTATGACCGCGCGGGTCTTCTGACGCCCCGAACGATATTGGGCCACTGTATTGAGATGCGTGACGAGGAATGGCGCTGTCTTCGGGCACGCGGCTCCTGGGTGGCGCATTGTCCTACCAGTAATGAGGCGCTGGGAAACCGACGCATGCCCTTGGAGCAAGTACGTGCTTACAACATCCCCTTTGCGCTGGCGAGTGACATAGGCGGTGGTCCCAGCCATAGCATGCTACATGTTATGCAGCGATTTCTGGGCGTACATCGGGAAGCTGGCGTTTCTGTTGTGCCGCAGGAGGCCTTGTATCGTTCTACCAAGGCGGGGGCCGAATGTATGGGCAGAGGATCCATCGGCGGTGATTTGACGGTGGGGAAACGTGCCGATTTTGTGCTCCTGCCGCAAAAGCCCGCAGTGGATTCTATAGAGCACTGGTTTGAGGAATGCTTAAGTGGTAACCCCACTGATCTGGAACAGCGTCCGCTGGGGACCTGGCTCAGCGGTGCACGGGTGGCCTAGGAGATGTATATGCATAGCCTTATAAAACATACGGAGCAACACCTTTTATGGAAGCTATAACAAACACTAAGGAAATACTGACAGATTTTGTGGGGAATCTGCCCAAGATAGAGCTGCATTTGCATATTGAGGGCACTCTGGAGCCTGA
This sequence is a window from Acidithiobacillus ferridurans. Protein-coding genes within it:
- a CDS encoding LysR family transcriptional regulator; translated protein: MKHLRLFNYIDMIVREGSVRRAAEKLHITASALDRRVQDLEEELGTGIFERHPRGMRLSAAGEVFLGYIRQHLSDMQRLRSEIDSLKGLRRGHVALAVSPALAADFIPRIINTFREQYPGVSFSVTVAKHSDAIRALLAFEADLVVIVAPPRHPDVIDLAISEQPLVAAMDRAHPLASQGTLRLSDCIQYPLVLPTPGLTSREMLESVLHGRRSETHIAAESNSYEVMRGLLYGTQNIGFVISTGIPKNRINENIVYRPFSAVDIRPVPLVCAQLKNRGISVSAARFSNYLAEELNNMNIME
- a CDS encoding TonB-dependent receptor; amino-acid sequence: MKKSNKHPLRQSLLVATGLLGSSLLPVYAEVATPTSPPAKKVYKIKSVSKNLLRIVEKAALTQVKPVYGAETALIPQKFLEGQESTQNASTILSFVPGVNATSTNPIGVKTHISVRGFSQTQVGYTFDNLPIADLFNGGLSGGNNNYADLTNLIPVTLGETSGIRVTYGTPSPDINAVGAIGGNIDYLPKIPSAKRYESVFAGYGSFDTRSYGAEINTGANPGYGNLLLRFSSRQTAGYLDHSPDREYSYYAAYDLPQISPTSKWSVIFLLNKNKGATAARMPVALLQQYGPYYQWPLSVTYANGTAEHMMAIVQNKTLISSHAVFGFKGFYAFTNSNRLEYVNPSVNMPYNSFVTFYLNPAQTVCQYSGNDFAGNNSAACQAQTINGDNYHSYSYTTNTFGFNPSVEWLSHYVDLKAGGLGAFSLYHSRDYVYGTPNVPEVAGYNNLWDEHAWRLYGKLYAQAKIKLAHSLAITPGLKYETVSTHINDVPGYYYTVGASSGRSYSEVSPYAGIQYKPIKAVTLYANYAVGYKYPNITAFYAADSNATSTSPSTPVTIKPEQVNTYQFGAAYKHDGLDASISFYRSDFTHTFSSYYDTTTGLTYEYNIGSSSYQGINIATAYALDNYISIYGNYSLQSAHYTSNSSSAYGVATSIGEPRANTPTYLAGVGIEGHYMGTRARLYGNLVGPQYIEASTGAPTSISMPAYATMNFNLAHTFRIHQYGFKNVTFSLSGVNLLNSEASVLEKQFPYINQPGNYLEAEPMMPRSFFGTVKLVF
- a CDS encoding sulfite exporter TauE/SafE family protein; the protein is MNIVWLYAFSGAIAGIISGMLGVGGGIVLVPILIFIFGVLAIPEGIAAHMAIGTSLATIIFTSMSAIYAQHRRKAIDWNLVRKLAPATILGSLISGYLAGLIPGLALKAIFGVFLVAAAVQMFFEWRPAPHRTLPSPLALLGIGTGIGALSAMLGIGGGTLTVPFFNWCNVDLRRAIATSTTLGFGLAIFGTIGFIASGFQRPGLPSASFGYVSLPAMLGIASTAVLFAPFGVHLSYRLPVRRLKRIFALLLLCLAFNILLNFI
- a CDS encoding MotA/TolQ/ExbB proton channel family protein; its protein translation is MTSFSYLVHLANYSDGVLYLLMILFVVELAVIFDRGWYLRNAISKGKKILWGISVRGKLRRPDLEDLVALSKGLPEESLLGVALRHFNLIHHYGSARGEAFANRLDEAIFLMTPNLDKRLWILDTIVTLAPLLGLFGTILGMFHAFSILAVPGHNPTSVTGGVADALIATASGLFIAMIGLLSFNAFNNAIEKTIFQLESLKVVLMNRLDGAPVVLEETAVNATSSITASEMAV
- a CDS encoding ExbD/TolR family protein; protein product: MLPQRRPRKKGRVEIIPMIDVMLFLLVFFIMITLQMITDKGLKLDLPTSSDTKVLPHPHFVLNILKDGGVVAKGKKMSLDQLQSFLAGDGDAKHTQVTIAADKMVPFKDFVQVMDACQKAGVTNIGIAAKPA
- a CDS encoding energy transducer TonB family protein — its product is MTTTMPRIANNALMPEPKERHFKYAVGGAVVVEALLVLGLIWYGHSTPPVKAVKPKEHVIAVQMVTLPQPSPKVVPKPLPKPVPPKPVVHHVPPPPPRPHPKVVIPPKQPAPTPPAPPVKQVTPPKPVPMPAPKPVVTPPPAPPPMSAQQTASMMGRYVGMVRPIIQQSLRVPAELRAMGLSGKATVEFEISPSGQLLWAKIIKPSPLGAVNRAALAAIQKGGFPPFLKKMPKQNTVFQIDVKVGAGSN
- a CDS encoding cytosine permease, translated to MGDRHSISATTEAERTSSAPHVALIWLAATMTASSLPVGVLIAQLFPLAPFLWVVLLASTLFAAVGILSIPGFLYGIPTMAVSARVFGKPVNKLISLSNWLSQLGWQAVVLVLVVYILRSVFDSYGLAPANSSIYYALVLAILGNFVVPIIGYKAIVTAQTVGALFLALFAIAILVYLHGGQALPMLSAVGNIDGIQTLGGISLALMGGAFSWTMFASDYSRYVRCDTSLAKMALWPSLGGFAGVASSSH
- a CDS encoding amidohydrolase family protein, whose translation is MMEKIFRASILNPIDANTWRFFQDGALGVDQGIIMRMGDFTTMLSQIDADTEVEDLDGVIVPGFVDVHLHWVQHRVRGRFSGELLTWLREYIWPEEARYVDTDFARAAAAQFYGDVLRAGTVMGMSYSSPHAEATQIALTSMRGDWVIGNVLMAINAPRTLTDYSLHDPDALRAFMRQTDITHYALTPRFAPNLTAASLKALGQIAAESPCLIQTHLAESVAELQWVKELFPDAAHYTEVYDRAGLLTPRTILGHCIEMRDEEWRCLRARGSWVAHCPTSNEALGNRRMPLEQVRAYNIPFALASDIGGGPSHSMLHVMQRFLGVHREAGVSVVPQEALYRSTKAGAECMGRGSIGGDLTVGKRADFVLLPQKPAVDSIEHWFEECLSGNPTDLEQRPLGTWLSGARVA